In Desulfobulbaceae bacterium, a single genomic region encodes these proteins:
- a CDS encoding ABC transporter ATP-binding protein, producing MLKIETIDLSQSFPLSKAKSFPVFSGLDFVIESGSFTVLLGESGCGKSTLLSLLAGLIPITSGEVRADGITVTGPSPERTILFQQPSLLPWLTVKENISFGCRLRGDRDNLDARVNDLIRLIGLVGFENRHPTELSVGMAQRVCLARALIGQPQLLLLDEPFGFLDICNRARLQNELIGVWRERRFTIILVTHDVDEALIVGEKVIVLGGRPAEVLSVHEIDLPYPRDISSHSFFTLRATIINQLRAATTVGPQFPIHEACDVRK from the coding sequence TTGTTGAAGATTGAAACTATTGATCTTTCGCAATCATTTCCTCTGTCCAAGGCGAAGTCTTTTCCGGTTTTCAGCGGACTTGATTTTGTCATCGAGTCCGGATCATTTACGGTGTTGCTTGGAGAGTCTGGGTGTGGCAAGTCAACTTTGCTGAGTCTGCTGGCAGGGTTGATACCCATAACTAGTGGAGAGGTAAGGGCGGATGGAATTACTGTTACTGGTCCCTCCCCTGAGCGCACCATCCTTTTTCAGCAACCGAGTTTGCTGCCCTGGTTGACGGTGAAGGAAAATATATCGTTCGGCTGCCGCCTCCGGGGCGATAGAGATAATCTTGATGCCAGGGTGAACGACTTGATTAGACTGATCGGTTTGGTCGGTTTTGAGAACAGGCATCCGACCGAACTGTCTGTCGGCATGGCTCAGCGAGTTTGTCTGGCTCGGGCTTTGATCGGGCAACCGCAGCTCCTTCTTCTTGATGAGCCCTTTGGTTTTCTTGATATATGCAACAGAGCCAGGTTGCAGAACGAGCTGATTGGGGTTTGGCGTGAAAGAAGATTCACAATTATTCTTGTCACCCATGATGTTGATGAGGCGTTGATTGTCGGAGAAAAAGTGATCGTCTTAGGTGGCAGGCCTGCCGAGGTACTTTCAGTTCACGAGATTGATCTGCCGTATCCCAGGGATATCTCCAGTCATTCCTTCTTTACTCTTAGGGCGACAATTATTAATCAGTTACGAGCGGCAACTACTGTGGGCCCTCAGTTTCCGATTCATGAGGCGTGTGATGTCCGTAAATAG
- a CDS encoding bifunctional O-acetylhomoserine aminocarboxypropyltransferase/cysteine synthase (catalyzes the formation of L-methionine and acetate from O-acetyl-L-homoserine and methanethiol), protein MSDLYGFNTKALHSGYTPDPATRSRAIPIHQTASYVFNSTEQAANLFALKAPDFPGEIYNRFTNPTYEALEARISALEGGLAAAALSSGQAATFMALLTIANCGDSIVASKTIYGGTYTLLDLTFPKKFGINVRFVDPDPENFRNAIDHTTKAIFAESIGNPKLNVLDITGVAKVAHEAGIPLVVDNTFATPFLCQPFRFGADLIIHSATKWIGGHGTSIGGLVVDSGKTNWDSGKFPEITEDDPSYRGGLNYLKEFGQLAYIVKLKSRFTRDLGPCMSPFNAFLFLQGLETLALRMERHSSNAMAVANFLTTHNKVEKTIYPGLLDHPTHALAVKYLSHGFGGMVGFEIKGGVPAGRRFIEGLQLFSHVANVGDAKSLAIHPASTTHSQLTAEQQQEAGVSESFIRLSVGIENIEDIIKDLDHALTVA, encoded by the coding sequence ATGAGCGACTTATACGGATTTAACACTAAGGCCCTCCATAGCGGTTACACTCCAGACCCTGCCACCAGATCCAGGGCTATACCTATTCACCAGACTGCGTCCTACGTATTTAACAGCACGGAACAAGCAGCAAATCTCTTTGCCCTGAAAGCCCCGGACTTCCCCGGAGAAATCTATAATCGTTTCACCAATCCGACATACGAGGCGTTGGAGGCTCGAATCTCTGCACTGGAAGGGGGGCTGGCCGCAGCTGCCCTATCTTCGGGACAGGCGGCAACCTTCATGGCCCTTCTTACCATTGCTAACTGTGGAGATTCCATTGTCGCCTCGAAGACAATTTATGGCGGGACCTACACGCTTCTTGACTTGACGTTTCCCAAAAAATTCGGGATCAATGTCCGTTTTGTTGACCCTGATCCTGAGAACTTCAGAAACGCCATTGACCACACAACCAAGGCTATTTTTGCCGAAAGCATCGGCAATCCGAAACTGAACGTCCTCGACATCACCGGCGTAGCCAAAGTAGCCCACGAGGCCGGAATCCCGTTGGTCGTTGATAACACCTTTGCCACCCCTTTCCTTTGCCAACCCTTCCGTTTTGGGGCTGACCTCATTATCCATTCCGCCACCAAGTGGATTGGCGGTCACGGGACATCAATCGGAGGTTTAGTTGTCGATTCAGGAAAAACCAATTGGGACAGTGGCAAATTCCCAGAAATTACCGAAGATGATCCATCATACAGAGGCGGTCTTAACTACCTAAAAGAATTTGGCCAGCTGGCATATATCGTAAAACTGAAATCACGGTTCACTCGCGACCTTGGCCCCTGCATGAGTCCCTTTAATGCCTTCCTGTTTCTGCAAGGCCTTGAAACTCTAGCCCTCAGAATGGAGCGTCACTCCTCAAACGCCATGGCGGTCGCCAACTTTCTCACCACCCACAACAAGGTTGAAAAAACCATCTATCCCGGACTTTTGGACCACCCGACCCATGCCCTCGCTGTAAAATACCTGAGCCACGGCTTTGGCGGCATGGTCGGATTTGAAATCAAAGGCGGAGTACCCGCCGGGAGACGTTTCATCGAAGGGTTGCAACTCTTCTCGCATGTAGCTAATGTCGGAGACGCTAAATCCCTGGCCATTCATCCTGCAAGCACCACCCACTCGCAACTGACAGCAGAACAGCAGCAAGAAGCCGGTGTTTCCGAATCTTTCATCAGACTCTCTGTCGGCATCGAAAACATCGAGGATATTATTAAGGATCTGGACCACGCCTTGACTGTCGCTTAA
- a CDS encoding ABC transporter substrate-binding protein encodes MRRVMSVNRRQILKTAVGVAGSLLLPSMGRRAIAQTQKRLSIGYLPITDATPLLIAHANGYFKDEGLITERPIRIRNWSSLAESFLGGKFDVTHLLLPMPIWMRFKNQTPVKVLAWDHTNGSAITVRSDAGINGFEDLGGKHIAVPYWYSMHNIILQMGLRKVGLVPVIQPQSLALAKNQVNLFILSPPEMPAGLAGRKIDGYVVAEPFNALGEIKMNARIMRFTGDIWRNHPCCVVVMLEALIKEDPIFVQKVINGIVRAQLWVKQNPVQTARILSKEGEGYLPVDEQTLLRVFTHYSLEEYGAPAQPTAIRHPSWQNSRISFQPYPYPSATRFIVQAMRGTEMEGDRSFLSRLDADFVSRDLVDESFVKRAIDMVGGAGMFEEINLEHPWDRQEVIDL; translated from the coding sequence ATGAGGCGTGTGATGTCCGTAAATAGGCGCCAAATACTCAAAACAGCGGTTGGAGTGGCTGGTTCGTTGCTCCTGCCCTCTATGGGGAGGCGGGCCATTGCCCAGACCCAAAAGCGGCTTTCTATCGGATATCTTCCGATCACCGATGCCACGCCCTTGCTTATTGCCCATGCGAATGGATATTTCAAGGATGAAGGATTGATTACTGAACGGCCAATTCGGATTCGTAACTGGTCAAGCCTGGCGGAATCGTTTTTGGGAGGCAAGTTTGACGTAACTCATTTGCTCCTCCCGATGCCAATCTGGATGCGTTTCAAGAATCAAACCCCAGTCAAGGTCTTGGCGTGGGACCATACCAACGGCAGCGCGATTACGGTGCGATCAGATGCCGGGATCAACGGGTTTGAGGATTTGGGTGGCAAGCATATTGCTGTGCCCTATTGGTACTCGATGCATAACATCATCCTGCAGATGGGACTCCGGAAGGTAGGGCTTGTCCCTGTGATTCAGCCTCAGAGCTTGGCCTTAGCCAAGAATCAGGTAAATCTCTTTATCCTTTCTCCTCCAGAGATGCCTGCCGGTCTCGCGGGGCGCAAGATCGACGGGTATGTTGTTGCAGAGCCGTTTAATGCCTTGGGTGAGATCAAAATGAACGCCCGGATTATGCGGTTTACCGGGGATATTTGGCGGAATCACCCCTGTTGTGTAGTGGTGATGCTTGAAGCATTAATTAAAGAGGATCCGATATTCGTGCAGAAGGTGATAAATGGGATTGTCCGGGCGCAGTTATGGGTTAAGCAGAATCCTGTTCAAACGGCCCGCATTTTGTCTAAAGAAGGAGAGGGGTATCTGCCCGTTGACGAGCAGACTTTGCTCCGTGTTTTTACCCATTATTCGCTTGAGGAATACGGTGCTCCGGCCCAACCTACCGCTATTCGACATCCCTCCTGGCAGAATAGTCGGATCAGTTTTCAGCCATATCCCTATCCATCGGCGACCCGATTTATTGTGCAGGCTATGCGAGGTACGGAGATGGAGGGTGATCGTAGTTTCCTGTCGCGGTTGGATGCGGATTTTGTTAGCCGGGACCTGGTAGATGAGTCCTTTGTCAAAAGGGCGATTGATATGGTGGGCGGGGCGGGTATGTTTGAGGAGATCAATCTCGAGCATCCTTGGGATCGTCAGGAAGTGATTGATCTTTGA
- a CDS encoding helix-turn-helix domain-containing protein, giving the protein MTSKEFLEARKKLGKTQKQMAELLGVSIKAVHSYEQGWRTIPAHVERQIFFLLSRIRIDETKTKPCWVIKKCPANRRKHCPAWEFQAGKLCWFINGTICECQAKKSWEDKMSVCRQCEVLSSLL; this is encoded by the coding sequence ATGACCAGCAAAGAATTCCTTGAAGCCAGAAAGAAATTGGGGAAAACCCAAAAACAAATGGCAGAACTCCTTGGTGTTTCAATTAAGGCTGTACACAGTTACGAGCAGGGCTGGAGAACCATCCCTGCTCACGTGGAACGACAGATATTCTTTCTGCTCTCCCGCATTCGAATCGATGAGACAAAAACCAAACCGTGCTGGGTGATAAAAAAATGCCCGGCCAACCGACGAAAGCACTGCCCGGCCTGGGAATTCCAGGCGGGCAAACTGTGTTGGTTCATCAACGGAACTATTTGTGAATGCCAGGCAAAAAAAAGTTGGGAAGATAAAATGAGTGTATGCCGCCAGTGCGAGGTCCTCTCTTCCCTTCTGTAA
- a CDS encoding response regulator produces the protein MVHETILIVDDDEVVSRFLHGVLSPLYSIVSVYSAFEALILIDQGLKPDLILSDLMMPEMDGYEFCSRLKQDERTKDIPIIMVTALSQPQQEEKGLILGAADYISKPVRVELLKARVKTHLQLKAYREHLQALLESKTHQLIDSQKELCAKAIEVRHLFETMGELLASRDHYTSEHALRVAAISVRMGREVGLGSKDLEILELGCLVHDIGKVAIPDDVLLKPGRFDKEDRQIMEYHPLIGGQLFTDRFADGRLALIIRQHHERLDGSGYPDGATGDEIDDLVKIVMVADVYEALVARRPYKQPMSREKALSILREDADQGKCLDSMVRILEKVTIDWDPLQIHLDLASGYLSSLELFRRKTYFREPLSDFYNYRYLAALEGAGGLCRESQHYHIVKADFNELKELNCRIGYAKADTILDQIGHFFHNLVEDTLLEYAIPINALMLLRRGSDYLIYSEIDPVILEKLAGACREVLAESSRQWEIKATISIACFAKGKRVDDALEEIYGYHNEPAGGAP, from the coding sequence ATGGTTCATGAAACAATTTTGATTGTTGATGACGATGAGGTCGTTAGTCGATTCCTACACGGGGTTCTTTCCCCGTTGTACAGTATCGTATCGGTATATTCAGCGTTTGAGGCTTTGATTCTTATTGATCAAGGGCTGAAGCCTGATCTGATCCTCTCTGATCTGATGATGCCCGAGATGGACGGATATGAGTTCTGTTCCCGGCTTAAACAAGATGAGAGAACCAAGGATATTCCGATTATTATGGTCACAGCTCTATCTCAACCGCAGCAAGAAGAAAAGGGGTTGATCCTGGGGGCAGCAGATTATATCAGTAAGCCGGTCAGAGTCGAGTTACTTAAGGCCAGGGTTAAAACGCATCTTCAGCTTAAGGCGTATCGTGAACATCTCCAAGCGTTGCTTGAGAGCAAAACCCACCAACTTATTGATAGTCAGAAGGAGCTTTGTGCCAAAGCTATTGAGGTGCGTCATCTCTTTGAGACCATGGGGGAACTCCTCGCCAGCCGTGATCATTACACCTCTGAGCACGCTCTCCGGGTAGCGGCGATTTCCGTCAGGATGGGTCGGGAAGTTGGTCTTGGCAGTAAGGATCTTGAGATCCTTGAGCTTGGGTGTTTGGTTCATGATATCGGCAAGGTTGCCATTCCGGATGATGTTTTGTTGAAGCCTGGGCGATTTGATAAGGAGGATCGTCAAATCATGGAGTACCACCCGCTGATTGGGGGGCAGTTATTTACTGATCGATTTGCGGATGGGCGGTTGGCTCTGATCATCAGGCAGCATCATGAACGACTGGATGGGAGCGGTTATCCTGATGGCGCCACGGGAGATGAGATTGACGATTTAGTGAAAATCGTCATGGTTGCAGATGTGTATGAGGCGCTTGTTGCCCGTCGTCCCTATAAACAGCCAATGAGCCGAGAAAAGGCGCTGTCGATTTTGCGCGAAGACGCCGATCAAGGCAAGTGTTTAGATTCAATGGTCCGGATTCTGGAAAAGGTCACTATTGACTGGGACCCCTTGCAGATTCATCTTGATTTGGCTTCAGGTTATCTGTCCAGTTTGGAGTTGTTTAGGCGCAAGACCTATTTCCGCGAGCCACTGAGTGATTTTTATAATTATCGCTATCTTGCGGCCCTTGAGGGTGCAGGAGGACTTTGTCGGGAGTCACAACATTATCACATAGTAAAAGCCGACTTCAATGAACTGAAAGAGCTGAATTGCCGTATTGGTTATGCCAAGGCAGATACGATTCTTGATCAAATAGGACATTTCTTTCATAACCTGGTTGAAGATACCTTGCTTGAATATGCCATTCCTATTAATGCCCTGATGCTGCTGCGTCGGGGGTCTGACTATTTGATTTATTCCGAGATCGATCCAGTTATTCTTGAAAAACTTGCAGGCGCTTGTCGGGAGGTACTTGCTGAGTCAAGTCGGCAATGGGAAATTAAGGCAACTATCAGTATTGCTTGTTTTGCCAAAGGAAAACGGGTGGATGACGCTCTTGAAGAGATCTATGGATATCATAATGAACCAGCTGGAGGGGCTCCTTGA
- a CDS encoding ABC transporter permease, producing the protein MKSIAKYVVKHRGVWADWSNNRYGLPHLLLAAAGIAGFFLVWAIGGNYLFNRPHFGQFSGFLPVATIKALGRLLFDLQFWPSVLASLRRVTVGIGIAFVLGLPLGLLIGYFRQLRTATYVPIQFVRMISPLSWMPIALLVFATFESAIYFLITMATIWPIVLNSSLGVSRVNPQWIRMAKNQGATDVQVLLYIVVPASVPYILTSLRLALGVAWIVLVPVEFLGISSGLGYIINDARDTMEYDRLMAIVMAIGMIGFILDGSIQLIQRVFRWNWVD; encoded by the coding sequence ATGAAGTCGATTGCCAAATATGTGGTAAAGCACCGGGGGGTGTGGGCTGATTGGAGTAATAATCGCTATGGCTTGCCGCACCTTTTGTTGGCGGCTGCGGGGATTGCCGGCTTCTTTTTGGTGTGGGCTATTGGTGGCAATTATTTGTTTAACAGGCCGCATTTTGGCCAGTTTTCAGGTTTTCTGCCCGTGGCGACGATTAAGGCATTGGGGAGACTTTTATTTGATCTTCAATTCTGGCCATCGGTTCTTGCCAGTCTTCGTCGTGTCACCGTGGGAATTGGCATTGCCTTTGTTCTGGGATTACCCTTGGGGTTGCTGATCGGATATTTCAGGCAACTGCGCACGGCCACCTATGTCCCAATTCAGTTTGTCCGAATGATCAGCCCTCTCTCATGGATGCCGATTGCCCTTCTGGTTTTTGCTACATTTGAATCCGCCATTTATTTTTTGATCACCATGGCTACAATCTGGCCTATCGTTTTAAATTCCAGTCTGGGAGTTTCTCGGGTTAACCCGCAATGGATTAGAATGGCTAAGAACCAGGGGGCTACAGATGTTCAAGTCTTATTGTATATCGTGGTCCCTGCCTCGGTTCCTTATATTCTTACCAGTTTGCGTCTGGCGCTTGGTGTCGCCTGGATTGTATTGGTGCCGGTGGAGTTTCTGGGGATCTCAAGCGGACTTGGTTATATCATCAATGATGCCAGGGATACCATGGAGTATGATCGTTTGATGGCAATAGTCATGGCCATCGGTATGATTGGTTTTATCTTGGATGGCAGTATTCAGTTGATACAGCGAGTCTTTCGGTGGAACTGGGTCGACTGA